A window of the Lactuca sativa cultivar Salinas chromosome 5, Lsat_Salinas_v11, whole genome shotgun sequence genome harbors these coding sequences:
- the LOC111908045 gene encoding uncharacterized protein LOC111908045 isoform X2, which translates to MDIHQVPLPYRRCSSSCSEAVSSYWRVEVVARLKSLEVAAAPIVTFLQNPSAVQELRADKHYNRCSMIVLRSRSEENLKTRLSPDDLWWFLLTGGGSSVDNITIT; encoded by the exons ATGGAtatccaccaagtccctttaccATACCGAAGATGTTCCTCAAG ttGTTCCGAGGCTGTGAGTTCTTACTGGAGAGTAGAGGTAGTGGCAAGATTGAAGTCTCTGGAGGTGGCAGCGGCTCCAATTGTCACATTTTTGCAAAATCCAAGTGCAGTTCAGGAGTTGAGGGCTGACAAGCATTATAACAGATGCTCAATGATCGTTCTCAG ATCTAGATCTGAAGAGAATTTGAAAACTCGTCTTTCACCTGATGACTTGTGGTGGTTCCTCTTGACTGGTGGTGGTTCCTCTGTTGACAACATCACCATTACCTAG
- the LOC111908045 gene encoding uncharacterized protein LOC111908045 isoform X1, giving the protein MLDCPLEVEIAGDRSVRASTVFRDCVLRLFEERYLVDLVPIPLRGNKVIIGMDWLSPNGAVIDCAQQLVRVRTPSGGELVIHGESPQRGPIVCSAARARRYLQQGCAGYVAYVMDTRETGKATVSEVPVVRDYADVFPEELPAIPPEHQVEFRIDLLPGAALIAKAPYWLAPPEMQELSTQLQELLDKGFIRPSSSPWGAPILFVKKKDGSHQMCIDYRELNKVTVKNHYPLPRIDDLFDQLKGTSWFSKIDLRSGYHQMSVREEDIQKIAFRTRYGHYEFVVMPFGLTNAPATFMDLMNRVCRSMLDRSVIVFIDDILVYSKTQEEHEEHLREVLETPRRERLYAKFFKCEFWLREVQFLGHLVNQNGISVDPAKVEAVMRWEVPKSPSEIRSFLGLAGYYRRFIQDFSKIVVPLTRLTRKAVVFRWGPEQQAAFETLRQRLCEAPILALPEGMEDFVVYCDASISGLGAVLMQRGHVIAYASR; this is encoded by the coding sequence atgttggattgccctttagaggtagagattgccggtgatcgatcggtgcgagcatcaacagtgttcagggattgtgttttgaggttatttgaggagcgttatttggtggatttggttcccataccgttgcgggggaacaaggtgattataggcatggattggttgagccctaatggggcggtgatagattgcgcacaacagctagtgcgggtcaggaccccaagcgggggagagttggtgatccacggcgagagtcCACAGCGTGGACCtatagtatgttcagcagcgagagctaggcgctaccttcagcagggatgcgcgggatatgtcgcgtatgttatggatacccgggagacgggtaaggcgacggtgagcgaggttccagtggtacgagactacgctgatgtgttcccggaggagcttcctgcaATACCTCCGGAGCaccaggtagagttcaggatcgacctacttcctggtgcggctctgatagccaaggcaccctattggttggctcctcccgagatgcaggagttgtctacgcagctgcaggagctgctggacaagggatttattcgtccgagcagttcgccctggggagccccgatcctatttgtgaagaagaaggatgggtcgcatcagatgtgtatagattatcgggagctgaataaggtaacggtgaagaaccattacccactcccgaggattgatgatctctttgatcagttgaagggaacatcttggttctcgaagatcgatttgcgttcaggctatcatcagatgagcgttagagaggaggatatacagaagatcgcgtttcggacgcgttatggccattatgagttcgtggtgatgccgtttgggctcactaatgctcctgccacgttcatggacctcatgaaccgcgtgtgcagatcgatgttggatcggtctgtgatagttttcattgatgacatcttggtttattccaagactcaggaggagcatgaggagcatctgagagaggtattggagaccccgaggagggagagattgtacgccaagttcttcaaatgtgagttttggttgcgcgaggtgcagtttcttgggcacctcgtcaatcagaacgggatttcagtagacccggccaaggtggaggccgtgatgaggtgggaggttccgaagtctccatccgagattcggagtttcctaggattggcaggctactatcggaggttcattcaggatttctccaagatagtcgtacccctgacacggttgactaggaaagccgtggtctttcggtgggggcctgagcagcaggcagcgttcgagactctgaggcagagattgtgcgaggcaccgatcttagccctgcccgagggcatggaggattttgtggtatattgcgatgcgtcgatctcaggtttaggcgcagtgttgatgcagagggggcatgtcattgcttatgcctcgaggtag